One genomic region from Onychostoma macrolepis isolate SWU-2019 chromosome 23, ASM1243209v1, whole genome shotgun sequence encodes:
- the tnnc1a gene encoding troponin C type 1a (slow) has translation MNDIYKAAVEQLTDEQKNEFRAAFDIFIQDAEDGCISTKELGKVMRMLGQNPTPEELQEMIDEVDEDGSGTVDFEEFLVMMVRCMKDDSKGKSEEELAELFRMFDKNADGYIDLDELKLMLEATGETITEDDIEELMRDGDKNNDGKIDYDEFLEFMKGVE, from the exons GTAGAGCAGCTCACCGATGAGCAGAAGAATG AGTTCCGCGCAGCGTTTGATATTTTCATTCAGGATGCTGAGGATGGATGCATTAGCACTAAGGAGCTCGGGAAGGTGATGAGGATGCTGGGTCAGAACCCCACACCGGAGGAGCTCCAGGAGATGATTGATGAGGTGGATGAGGATG GCAGTGGTACGGTGGATTTTGAGGAGTTTTTGGTCATGATGGTGAGATGCATGAAAGATGATAGCAAAGGAAAGTCAGAGGAAGAACTGGCAGAACTCTTCCGTATGTTTGATAA GAATGCAGATGGTTACATTGATCTTGATGAACTGAAGTTGATGCTGGAAGCTACAGGTGAAACCATCACTGAAGATGACATCGAGGAGCTAATGAGGGATGGAGACAAAAACAATGATGGGAAAATTGATTATGATG AGTTCTTGGAGTTCATGAAAGGGGTGgaataa